The nucleotide window TGACTGCTATCGGCCTACTGCTTTCGTGCTGCCCTAGGCGTCGGGTCGTTGATTCATTGGGCCGATTTGAGGCGTGACTGCCTTTGATCCGTCCCAGGTCCCTCTTCCCAGCCTTTACGAAGCCTCCAGCGAAAACATATATATGCTGTAAACTGCCGCTTTCTCACCTTGTCAAACTCTCGACGTTTCTTTACACTCTGCAACGAAAAAGGCTAACGCAGCTCTCTATAaatcctctctctcccaacTCTCAGCCAGGAAAGCCTTCTGGTCACCGTATCCACCacaacttcttcaccccTCATAATTCAACAAATCTCACCTTCCCGTTCACCACCACTTATCTGACTTGACCACCAACACAGCAACCAAATCACAGCCAACATGACGGATATGGTAGATAACCCACTTTCGCTCAAATACAAGGCTTCGACCGACTACGCCAAAGATGCAGTCGAAATGAAAGTCCCATACATCAGCCAAGATCCCCAGCAGATCGCTGGCCTTCTCCGCGGCCTCGATGACGGTGCCAAAAAGGGCAAGGGAAGGAGCGGCTTCCACGTCAAGAAGACAAAGTACGCCATTGCCGCCTCGCCAACCAAGGCGACAGTAGACTCGTGGAGATTTCAGGAGTGGGACTACAAGCGAAGAGATCTCCCAACCTACGCTCGCGGCCTGTTCACCACCAAACGACAGGACGGCACCCCTGAAATTGTCATTCGCGGGTACGACAAGTTTTTCAACTGCGGCGAGGTACGCGAGACGGATTGGGACAATATTCTGAGCAGAACCAAGGGCCCATATGAGCTCACGCTGAAAGAAAACGGATGCATCATTTTCATCAGCGGGCTTGAGGACGACACACTTCTTGTCTGCAGCAAACACTCGACTGGAGACCGGCAGGATGCTGAGCACAGCCACGCCAGCGTTGGCGAGAAGCATATCGAGAGACAGTTGCAGCGTATTGGAAAAACCAAGGAGGATTTGGCCAGGGAACTGAGAAAGAGGAACGccactgctgttgctgagctTTGCGATGACAACTTTGAGGAGCATATTTTGGCCTACGGGCCGGACAAGGCCGGTCTTTACCTTCACggcatcaacctcaaccttccTGAGTTCTTCACCTACCCTTCGCAGCTTGTCCAGAAGTTCGCCGAGGACTGGGGCTTCGTCAAGACGGGCCTCATCATGATTGACGATATCAAGGAGGTCAAAGCTTtccttgaggaggttgctgaaACCGGAGCACATGATGGGCGTGACGTGGAGGGCTTTGTCATCCGCTGCAAGATGAGCCACGATCCTACGAAGCAACCTTTTATGGATTGGTTCTTCAAGTACAAGTTCGAGGAGCCCTATCTGATGTACCGCCAGTGGAGAGAGTGCACCAAGTCTTTGATCTCGGGGAAGCAGCCGAGGATCAAGAAGCACGTCAAGATTACTGAGGAGTATCTTTTGTACGCCCGCAAGAGGTTGGCCGCTGATCGAAACTTGGGCAAGCTCTACCAGCAGAACCATGGCATCATCAAGCTGAGAAACGACTTCCTCGAGTTCAAGCAGATGAAGGGGTCTGATGCCGCCAATTTTGAGGAATTGCACGGCAACGGAGGGCTCATCGAGGTGACACGAGATGTGATTGTTGTTCCGATCGCTACTATTGGATGCGGTAAGACAACTATCGGAGTTGCTCTCACCAAGCTCTTCGGCTGGGGTCACATCCAGAATGACAACATCACCGGTCCCAAGCGCCCTCCGCGTTTCACCAAGGCTCTCCTTGACGAGCTTGACGAGGCCCCTGCCGTCTTTGCCGACCGCAACAACGCCCAGAAGCACGAGCGCAAGCAGTTGATCACGGATGTCAAACTTCAGCACACCAATGCCAGGCTTGTGGCTCTCCACTTTGTCCACAACGACGTCGAAAACATCCGAAAGATCACCCAGGACCGCGTGCTCAGCCGTGGCGACAACCACCAGACCATCCAGGCTGCCACGGACATGGGCAAGGTAGTCGGTATCATGGAGGGATTCCTCCACCGGTTTGAGCCATGCGATCCAGAGAAGGAGCCAGATGCCGGTTTCGACGCCGTG belongs to Podospora bellae-mahoneyi strain CBS 112042 chromosome 6, whole genome shotgun sequence and includes:
- the trl1 gene encoding tRNA ligase (BUSCO:EOG09261IBJ; EggNog:ENOG503NUZY; COG:J) produces the protein MTDMVDNPLSLKYKASTDYAKDAVEMKVPYISQDPQQIAGLLRGLDDGAKKGKGRSGFHVKKTKYAIAASPTKATVDSWRFQEWDYKRRDLPTYARGLFTTKRQDGTPEIVIRGYDKFFNCGEVRETDWDNILSRTKGPYELTLKENGCIIFISGLEDDTLLVCSKHSTGDRQDAEHSHASVGEKHIERQLQRIGKTKEDLARELRKRNATAVAELCDDNFEEHILAYGPDKAGLYLHGINLNLPEFFTYPSQLVQKFAEDWGFVKTGLIMIDDIKEVKAFLEEVAETGAHDGRDVEGFVIRCKMSHDPTKQPFMDWFFKYKFEEPYLMYRQWRECTKSLISGKQPRIKKHVKITEEYLLYARKRLAADRNLGKLYQQNHGIIKLRNDFLEFKQMKGSDAANFEELHGNGGLIEVTRDVIVVPIATIGCGKTTIGVALTKLFGWGHIQNDNITGPKRPPRFTKALLDELDEAPAVFADRNNAQKHERKQLITDVKLQHTNARLVALHFVHNDVENIRKITQDRVLSRGDNHQTIQAATDMGKVVGIMEGFLHRFEPCDPEKEPDAGFDAVIDLDPTVGSRVNLEIVIKELHRLYPKLVTEVPSPEAMDVAIKAALEGYTPDLRHNIPDRSNNKGKKPHQQINPVTGRQIKKKPLEYMSVDVQTKDVLDALEKAFASVGNEQAKFYKMLQGQRRIQAKFHVTLMHRAGAKENKELWDRYVAVHEADGQIHDDGRLGEMEVQLERVVFDERVMAIVVRLVPGEGDVITVMGKDGKEETKPKWECVNRVAHITVGTRSDGIKPKESNDLLKRWLEVGSGEGTGIGEVVLEGRPGLKGVVRGVLSR